From Candidatus Binataceae bacterium, the proteins below share one genomic window:
- the rpoZ gene encoding DNA-directed RNA polymerase subunit omega, whose product MARVTVEDCLEKIPNRFELVLGAAKRAKQLLKGARPLVETDNKEVVTALREIAAGKVDLKRPEGA is encoded by the coding sequence ATGGCACGAGTCACGGTCGAAGATTGTCTGGAGAAGATTCCGAACCGCTTTGAGCTGGTGCTGGGCGCCGCCAAGCGCGCCAAGCAACTGCTCAAGGGTGCGCGCCCGCTGGTGGAGACCGACAACAAGGAAGTCGTCACCGCTCTGCGTGAGATCGCAGCCGGCAAGGTTGATCTGAAACGGCCCGAAGGCGCCTGA
- a CDS encoding rhodanese-like domain-containing protein yields MVKLVGPQRVAERLGSSAFVLVDPRRPMKYLSGHLPGAVNLPAYRAFGDDGRLLDPAVLGAWLGAGGIGDGAAPLLYDSPQGQNAAMVAWILEYLGVPEVYLLDVFFERWKSEGREVVYRPVDATPRRFVPSPNPRIRATLDEVRANASERLVDFRSAEEFNGERDLDGRPGHIPHAVNLVWRELNGTGDRLLASREELERQVAAAGIGRGQKVIAYCRSGPRAALGYLALSQLGYEVRLYDGSFAEWARAGMAVER; encoded by the coding sequence ATGGTCAAGCTGGTCGGCCCGCAGCGGGTCGCCGAGCGCCTCGGCTCCTCCGCCTTCGTGCTCGTCGATCCGCGCCGGCCGATGAAGTATCTCTCGGGCCATCTGCCAGGCGCGGTCAACCTGCCCGCCTACCGTGCCTTCGGCGACGATGGCAGGCTGCTCGACCCGGCGGTGCTCGGCGCGTGGCTTGGCGCGGGCGGCATCGGCGACGGCGCGGCGCCCCTGCTCTACGACTCGCCGCAGGGGCAGAACGCGGCGATGGTCGCCTGGATCCTCGAGTACCTGGGCGTGCCCGAGGTCTATCTGCTCGACGTCTTCTTCGAGCGATGGAAGTCCGAGGGGCGCGAGGTCGTCTACCGCCCGGTCGACGCCACGCCGCGCCGTTTCGTGCCGTCTCCGAATCCGCGTATCCGCGCGACGCTCGACGAGGTCCGCGCCAACGCGAGCGAACGGCTGGTGGACTTTCGCTCGGCCGAGGAGTTCAACGGCGAGCGCGACCTCGACGGCCGCCCGGGCCATATCCCGCACGCGGTCAATCTGGTCTGGCGCGAACTCAACGGCACGGGCGACCGCCTGCTCGCTTCGCGCGAGGAGCTCGAGCGGCAGGTTGCGGCGGCCGGAATCGGACGCGGGCAGAAAGTGATCGCGTACTGCCGCAGCGGGCCGCGCGCCGCGCTCGGCTATCTCGCGCTCAGCCAGCTCGGCTACGAGGTCCGGCTCTATGACGGCTCGTTTGCAGAGTGGGCGCGGGCCGGGATGGCCGTCGAAAGATAG
- a CDS encoding competence/damage-inducible protein A, with translation MQERTCALVVVGNEVLSGKVQDSNAYFAARQLRRVGVALNRIAVIPDDVAAIAEEVATCARRFDVVLTSGGVGPTHDDVTMEGVAAAFGRKLAVHPELERLIREHFSDRLDAAGRKMAVVPEGAVLHAGGDIRFPTVQVENIYILPGIPQLFEAKLSALLGRFATDPYYIRTIYTSAREGAIAGCLNECLAQYPNLLLGSYPRLGDPAYRVKLTLESKDRDYLERAFAHLMSLLPRDVVVRTE, from the coding sequence ATGCAAGAGCGAACATGCGCGCTGGTGGTGGTGGGCAATGAGGTCCTCTCCGGCAAGGTGCAGGACTCCAACGCCTACTTTGCCGCGCGCCAGCTGCGCCGCGTCGGGGTCGCGCTCAACCGGATCGCGGTTATCCCCGACGACGTCGCCGCGATCGCCGAGGAGGTCGCCACCTGCGCGCGCCGCTTCGACGTCGTGCTGACCTCGGGCGGCGTTGGCCCGACTCACGACGACGTGACGATGGAAGGCGTGGCGGCGGCTTTCGGACGCAAGCTCGCCGTTCATCCCGAGCTCGAGCGCCTCATCCGCGAGCACTTCTCCGATCGCCTCGACGCCGCCGGCCGCAAGATGGCGGTGGTGCCCGAGGGCGCGGTGCTCCACGCCGGCGGCGACATCCGCTTTCCCACCGTGCAGGTGGAAAACATCTACATCCTGCCCGGCATCCCGCAGCTCTTCGAAGCCAAGCTCTCCGCGCTGCTCGGGCGCTTCGCGACCGACCCGTACTACATCCGCACGATTTACACTTCCGCGCGCGAGGGCGCGATCGCAGGCTGCCTCAATGAGTGTCTTGCGCAATACCCCAATCTTCTGCTCGGCTCATATCCGAGGCTCGGCGACCCCGCCTACCGGGTGAAACTGACGCTGGAATCGAAGGACCGCGACTACCTGGAGCGGGCCTTTGCGCATCTGATGAGTCTTCTGCCGAGGGATGTGGTGGTGAGGACCGAATAG
- a CDS encoding OsmC family protein, with the protein MADEKTLNGLHPDKIDQILCAMRDDPATLKAVTGPWKARVVWQGGFRAKAYMRKHVVEMDEPEGLDATDAAASAHEQLLSAMGSCLTVGFVLNATKRGVRIHDLEVALEGNFDNILKWAGHSQTGNPGYPSVKAKLFVRADADEKTLRELWRLAVEGSPVTQTIARPTEIITEFEKV; encoded by the coding sequence ATGGCTGACGAAAAGACCCTCAATGGCCTGCACCCCGACAAGATCGACCAGATCCTGTGCGCGATGCGCGACGACCCGGCCACGCTCAAAGCGGTCACCGGCCCGTGGAAGGCGCGCGTGGTCTGGCAGGGCGGTTTCCGCGCCAAGGCCTACATGCGCAAACACGTGGTCGAGATGGACGAGCCCGAGGGGCTCGACGCTACAGACGCCGCCGCCAGCGCCCACGAGCAGCTGCTCTCGGCGATGGGGAGCTGCCTTACGGTCGGCTTCGTGCTCAACGCGACCAAGCGCGGCGTGCGTATCCACGACCTCGAGGTCGCGCTCGAAGGCAACTTCGACAACATCCTGAAGTGGGCCGGCCATAGCCAGACCGGCAACCCCGGCTATCCGTCGGTCAAGGCCAAGCTCTTCGTGCGCGCCGACGCCGACGAGAAGACGCTGCGTGAGCTGTGGCGGCTGGCGGTCGAGGGTTCGCCGGTCACCCAGACGATCGCGCGCCCGACGGAGATCATCACCGAGTTCGAGAAGGTCTGA
- a CDS encoding LysR substrate-binding domain-containing protein, which produces MHIETLKVFCDIIESGSVSYAASQNFVTQSAVSQQVRSLEEKYECRLLERARAGVKPTPAGQILYNASKEIVRRFVELENRLREIGSVVAGSIRVGTVYSVGLHELPPYLTEFLRSYPQVNVHLEYLRSNKIYEDLVEGKIDLGVVAYPAKRSQIVTIAFRHDELVLVVPPGDPLARHSRISVSDLAGQKFVGYERDIATRKASDRILRDHGVKPHYTMEFDNIETIKRAVEIGQGVAIVPRSTVEHETARGSLKMLEFVEGTFTRPLAIIYKRGRELSPAVRKFIDVLTTAKIQSPGMRAEGNGSRAEGAGARSESRAERAEKAERAERA; this is translated from the coding sequence ATGCATATCGAGACGCTCAAAGTCTTCTGTGACATCATCGAGAGCGGCAGCGTTTCTTATGCTGCGTCGCAGAACTTCGTCACCCAGTCGGCGGTTAGCCAGCAGGTCCGCAGCCTGGAGGAGAAGTACGAGTGTCGATTGTTAGAACGGGCGCGCGCGGGTGTCAAACCTACTCCAGCCGGACAGATCCTGTACAACGCGAGCAAGGAGATCGTGCGCCGCTTCGTCGAACTGGAGAACCGGCTGCGCGAGATCGGCTCGGTGGTGGCGGGCTCGATCCGCGTCGGCACCGTGTACAGCGTCGGCCTGCATGAGCTGCCGCCATATCTGACCGAATTCCTGCGCAGTTACCCGCAGGTAAATGTGCATCTGGAGTACCTGCGCTCGAACAAGATTTACGAGGACCTGGTCGAGGGCAAAATCGACCTTGGTGTCGTCGCCTACCCCGCCAAGCGCAGCCAGATCGTGACGATTGCCTTTCGCCATGACGAACTGGTGCTGGTGGTTCCGCCCGGCGACCCGCTGGCCCGGCACAGCAGGATCAGCGTGAGCGACCTGGCGGGGCAGAAATTCGTCGGCTACGAGCGCGACATAGCCACTCGTAAGGCGTCAGACCGCATCTTGCGCGATCACGGCGTCAAGCCCCACTACACGATGGAGTTCGACAACATCGAAACCATCAAACGCGCGGTCGAGATCGGCCAAGGCGTCGCGATCGTGCCGCGTTCGACCGTCGAGCACGAAACCGCGCGTGGCTCGCTCAAAATGCTGGAGTTCGTCGAAGGCACGTTTACGCGACCTCTGGCAATCATTTACAAGCGCGGGCGCGAGCTCTCGCCCGCCGTGCGCAAGTTCATCGACGTCCTGACCACGGCGAAGATCCAGTCGCCCGGGATGCGCGCCGAGGGCAACGGCTCACGCGCCGAAGGCGCCGGGGCACGCTCGGAGTCGCGCGCCGAACGCGCCGAGAAGGCCGAGCGAGCCGAGCGCGCCTAG
- a CDS encoding RNA polymerase factor sigma-32 produces the protein MARKADTRRRKADRGPEVLPPARHRTSTARKRREPIPVEAEMVPDDSAELIPDVAANEASAAHAAAPEVGAEQEGAGLEHGTSETQTSMPDIAGVGDLPDGFARAEELGEGSGAGEEVSEQRAEGEERGALVPFDPLSRYLAEIRRFPLLSREEEFEVAKRYYRHHDPADAYTLVTSNLRLVVKIAGEFAHASRNLLDLIQEGNVGLMEAVRNFDPYRGIRFPSYAVWWVRAYIYRYLINNWRLVKIGTTQAQRKLFFNLRKETERLEAEGFAPQPRLLAQRIGVKESEVREMQERMAQSEVSLDQPVRDDEDARLLDVLPDTAHNPEEAAAEDEWRNFAREKIEQFAATLKDKELEIFRSRLLSEEPPTLQEVGGRFGISRERVRQIESRLKRRLKDFIKAQASDIEHAGG, from the coding sequence TTGGCGCGCAAAGCAGATACCCGCAGGCGCAAGGCTGACCGCGGGCCCGAGGTTCTTCCTCCCGCTCGCCATCGCACCTCGACCGCCCGCAAGCGGCGCGAGCCGATCCCGGTCGAAGCCGAGATGGTGCCCGACGACAGCGCCGAACTGATCCCCGACGTAGCAGCCAACGAGGCCAGCGCCGCGCATGCCGCCGCACCCGAAGTCGGTGCGGAGCAAGAGGGGGCCGGCCTCGAGCACGGTACGAGCGAGACGCAGACTTCGATGCCGGATATCGCCGGGGTCGGCGATCTCCCCGACGGCTTCGCGCGCGCCGAGGAACTCGGCGAAGGGTCGGGCGCGGGCGAGGAGGTCAGCGAGCAGCGCGCCGAGGGCGAGGAACGCGGCGCGCTGGTCCCCTTCGATCCGCTCAGCCGCTATCTGGCCGAAATTCGCCGCTTCCCCCTGCTCAGCCGCGAGGAGGAGTTCGAGGTCGCCAAGCGCTATTACCGGCATCACGACCCCGCCGACGCCTACACCCTGGTCACCTCCAACCTGCGCTTGGTGGTCAAGATCGCCGGCGAGTTCGCCCACGCCTCGCGCAACCTGCTCGACCTTATCCAGGAGGGCAACGTCGGCCTGATGGAGGCGGTGCGCAACTTCGACCCCTACCGCGGAATCCGCTTTCCGTCCTACGCGGTATGGTGGGTGCGCGCCTACATCTACCGCTACCTCATCAACAACTGGCGGCTGGTCAAGATCGGCACCACCCAGGCCCAGCGCAAGCTCTTCTTCAACCTGCGCAAGGAAACCGAGCGGCTCGAGGCCGAGGGCTTTGCGCCGCAGCCGCGGCTGCTCGCGCAGCGCATCGGGGTCAAGGAGAGCGAGGTGCGCGAGATGCAGGAGCGGATGGCGCAAAGCGAGGTCTCACTCGATCAGCCCGTACGCGACGACGAGGACGCGCGCCTGCTCGACGTCCTGCCCGACACCGCACACAACCCCGAAGAGGCGGCGGCCGAGGACGAATGGCGCAACTTCGCGCGCGAGAAGATCGAGCAGTTCGCCGCCACGCTCAAGGACAAGGAGCTCGAAATTTTTCGCAGCCGCCTGCTCTCGGAGGAGCCGCCCACGCTGCAGGAAGTCGGCGGCCGCTTCGGGATCAGCCGCGAGCGGGTGCGCCAGATCGAGTCGCGGCTCAAGCGTCGGCTCAAGGACTTTATCAAGGCGCAGGCCTCCGATATCGAGCACGCCGGCGGCTGA
- a CDS encoding cobalamin-independent methionine synthase II family protein: MAQPKLFPLTVVGSWSRPDWLVRALRQRQAGELSAAEFDQIADDAVLAAIKYQEDAGVDIVADGEVRRDNFYSFVVDKLGGMKLMKLSELLDYVKDRAGFEEILRALDVPAFAIKSPIAIEKISERDGLAVDEARFLKEHTSRATKVPLPGPYLLTRSSWFEGLSDKAYPRREDLARDVVKILRREIVRLKELGIDFIQLDEPSLSQVVYGDEAEQTFMCAALGSRSDPTNELEFAVRLMNETVDGIEGVHFGVHVCRGNWSRKESVLLQGNYGPLLPWLMRMNVHQLVLEMATPRAGEIEVFKEYRNEKELGLGVSNPRTDEIEAPEQIVRRVKEVLRYFDPDKIYLNPDCGFGTFAERCVNTAPVAYRKLQAIARAAEILRREYA; the protein is encoded by the coding sequence ATGGCCCAACCCAAGCTTTTTCCGCTGACCGTGGTCGGTTCGTGGTCACGGCCCGACTGGCTGGTGCGTGCGCTGCGCCAACGCCAGGCCGGCGAACTGTCCGCCGCCGAGTTCGACCAGATCGCCGACGACGCCGTGCTCGCCGCGATCAAATACCAGGAGGACGCCGGCGTCGATATCGTCGCCGATGGCGAGGTGCGGCGCGACAACTTCTATTCCTTCGTGGTCGACAAGCTTGGCGGGATGAAGCTGATGAAGCTCTCCGAGCTGCTCGACTACGTCAAGGATCGCGCCGGCTTCGAGGAGATCCTGCGCGCGCTCGACGTTCCCGCCTTCGCGATCAAGAGCCCGATCGCGATTGAGAAGATAAGCGAGCGCGACGGCCTGGCGGTGGACGAGGCCAGGTTCCTCAAGGAGCACACCAGCCGCGCGACCAAGGTCCCGCTGCCCGGTCCCTACCTGCTTACGCGCTCGAGCTGGTTCGAGGGGCTCTCCGACAAGGCCTATCCGCGGCGCGAGGACCTCGCGCGCGACGTGGTGAAAATCCTGCGCCGCGAGATCGTGCGGCTCAAGGAGCTCGGCATCGATTTCATTCAGCTCGACGAACCCTCGCTTTCGCAGGTGGTGTACGGCGACGAGGCCGAGCAGACCTTCATGTGCGCCGCGCTCGGCTCGCGCAGCGACCCGACCAACGAGCTGGAGTTCGCCGTGCGCCTGATGAACGAGACGGTGGACGGAATCGAGGGCGTGCACTTCGGCGTCCACGTCTGCCGCGGCAACTGGAGCCGCAAGGAGAGCGTCCTGCTCCAGGGTAACTACGGGCCGCTGCTGCCGTGGCTGATGCGCATGAACGTCCATCAGCTGGTGCTCGAGATGGCGACCCCGCGCGCCGGCGAAATCGAGGTCTTCAAGGAGTACCGCAACGAGAAGGAGCTCGGTCTGGGTGTGAGCAATCCGCGCACCGACGAGATCGAAGCGCCCGAGCAGATCGTGCGCCGGGTCAAGGAGGTCCTGCGCTACTTCGACCCCGACAAGATCTACCTCAATCCCGACTGCGGCTTCGGCACCTTTGCCGAGCGTTGCGTCAATACCGCACCGGTCGCTTACCGCAAGCTGCAAGCGATCGCGCGGGCGGCCGAAATTTTGCGCAGGGAGTACGCGTGA
- a CDS encoding helix-turn-helix transcriptional regulator codes for MSVDPDVPAVAATLADRSRAAMLMALADGKALPAGELARCARVSAQTASWHLARMLEAKLVAVEIHGRHRYYRVANEHVARLLEALSLFAPPRPALTALQNDAARTLRFARTCYGHLAGTMGVSLAEAMRSRGYLRDSDAGWLLTAAGESWFGALGIDVPNLRRARRPLLRQCLDWSERRYHLAGALGDALAARCFELGWLARVRQSRAVRLTDRGRAALRERLGISF; via the coding sequence ATGTCCGTAGATCCCGACGTGCCGGCGGTGGCCGCGACCCTGGCCGATAGGTCGCGTGCGGCGATGCTCATGGCGCTGGCGGACGGCAAGGCGCTGCCGGCGGGCGAACTGGCGCGCTGCGCCCGGGTGTCCGCCCAGACCGCGAGCTGGCATCTGGCGCGGATGCTCGAAGCAAAGCTGGTGGCGGTCGAGATTCACGGCCGGCATCGGTACTATCGGGTCGCGAACGAGCATGTCGCGCGCTTGCTCGAAGCTCTCAGCCTGTTCGCGCCGCCACGGCCCGCTTTGACTGCGCTTCAGAACGACGCCGCGCGCACGCTGCGCTTTGCGCGCACCTGCTACGGCCATCTGGCGGGAACGATGGGAGTGTCGCTGGCGGAGGCGATGCGCTCGCGGGGATACCTGCGGGACAGCGACGCTGGATGGCTGCTGACGGCGGCCGGCGAATCGTGGTTCGGCGCGCTCGGAATCGATGTTCCCAACCTGCGCCGCGCACGCAGGCCGCTGTTGCGCCAGTGCCTCGATTGGAGCGAGCGCCGCTACCATCTCGCCGGAGCGCTGGGTGACGCGTTGGCGGCGCGATGCTTTGAGCTGGGATGGCTCGCGCGCGTCAGACAGAGCCGGGCGGTGCGTCTGACCGATCGCGGCCGGGCGGCGTTGCGCGAGCGGTTGGGAATTTCGTTCTAA
- a CDS encoding acyl-CoA dehydrogenase family protein yields the protein MADLLKDLDFFNIEELLGPEERMVRDTVRQFVQREVLPAIERNFAEEKFPLELVPRMAELGFFGANLKGYGCAGMNNIAYGLIMQELEAGDSGLRSFASVQSALAMYSIYAWGSEEQKRRFLPEMAKGKLIGCFGLTEPDHGSDPGGMETRARRDGDGWVLNGTKRWITNGSLADVAVVYAKVDEGITGFLVERGKPGFTVRDIHGKFSMRASVTSELIFDDVRLGPGDHLPEARGLRAPLSCLTQARYGIAWGAIGAARTCYQCALDYTKARRQFSRPLAGYQLVQNKLVTMLTEITKAQLVCLRLGQLKDAGKMRPEQVSFAKRNNVAMALECARMARDMLGANGIVNEYPVIRHMLNLETVNTYEGAFDVQTLVLGRDVTGLNAFE from the coding sequence ATGGCGGATTTACTGAAGGATCTGGACTTTTTCAACATCGAGGAGCTGCTCGGCCCCGAGGAGCGGATGGTCCGCGACACCGTGCGCCAGTTCGTCCAGCGCGAGGTCCTGCCCGCGATCGAACGCAACTTCGCCGAAGAGAAGTTTCCCCTCGAGCTGGTGCCGCGGATGGCCGAGCTGGGTTTCTTCGGCGCCAACCTCAAGGGCTACGGATGCGCCGGCATGAACAACATCGCCTACGGCCTCATCATGCAGGAGCTCGAGGCCGGCGATTCCGGCCTGCGCTCGTTTGCTTCCGTGCAGAGCGCCCTTGCAATGTACTCGATTTATGCCTGGGGCTCCGAGGAGCAAAAGCGCCGCTTCCTGCCCGAGATGGCCAAGGGCAAGCTAATCGGATGCTTCGGGCTGACCGAGCCCGACCACGGCTCCGACCCGGGCGGGATGGAAACGCGGGCGCGGCGCGACGGCGACGGATGGGTGCTCAACGGAACCAAGCGCTGGATCACTAATGGTTCGCTCGCCGACGTCGCGGTGGTTTACGCCAAGGTCGACGAGGGTATCACCGGTTTCCTGGTCGAGCGCGGCAAGCCGGGTTTCACCGTGCGCGACATCCACGGCAAGTTCTCGATGCGCGCCTCGGTGACCTCGGAGCTGATCTTCGACGACGTGCGCCTGGGGCCGGGCGACCATCTGCCGGAGGCGCGCGGCCTGCGCGCGCCGCTCTCTTGCCTGACCCAGGCGCGCTACGGGATCGCGTGGGGCGCGATCGGCGCCGCGCGCACCTGTTATCAGTGCGCGCTCGACTACACCAAGGCGCGCAGGCAGTTCTCGCGCCCGCTCGCCGGCTACCAGCTCGTGCAGAACAAGCTGGTGACGATGCTCACCGAAATCACCAAGGCGCAACTGGTCTGCCTGCGCCTGGGCCAACTCAAGGACGCGGGCAAGATGCGCCCCGAGCAGGTCTCCTTCGCCAAGCGCAACAACGTGGCGATGGCGCTGGAGTGCGCGCGGATGGCGCGCGATATGCTCGGCGCTAACGGCATCGTCAACGAGTACCCCGTCATCCGCCACATGCTCAACTTGGAAACCGTCAACACCTACGAGGGCGCCTTTGACGTCCAGACCCTGGTGCTGGGGCGCGACGTAACCGGCCTCAACGCCTTCGAGTGA